One uncultured Fibrobacter sp. DNA window includes the following coding sequences:
- a CDS encoding thioesterase family protein — protein sequence MENQFIYTARIEVRYAETDAMGIVHHATYPIWFEQARTEFFRVAGAPYAEMEKEGFASPVLELGVEYKRPCHYGDFVDVETTLEILDKLRCRFNYKVFVNGELCTSGHTVHIFTKNGRPTRERPATFSAIEAKIFGKPENS from the coding sequence ATGGAAAATCAATTCATCTATACCGCACGTATCGAAGTCCGCTATGCCGAAACGGACGCCATGGGAATCGTCCACCACGCCACCTACCCTATCTGGTTTGAGCAGGCGCGCACCGAATTTTTCCGCGTTGCAGGCGCCCCCTACGCCGAAATGGAAAAAGAAGGGTTCGCAAGCCCCGTCCTGGAACTTGGCGTAGAGTACAAGCGTCCCTGCCACTACGGCGACTTTGTCGATGTGGAAACCACGCTGGAAATCCTCGACAAGCTCCGTTGCCGCTTCAACTACAAGGTGTTTGTCAACGGGGAACTCTGCACCTCGGGCCACACCGTCCACATTTTCACGAAAAACGGAAGGCCCACGCGCGAACGCCCGGCCACGTTCAGCGCCATCGAGGCAAAAATTTTCGGCAAGCCAGAAAATAGCTAG
- a CDS encoding replication-associated recombination protein A, producing the protein MDQPLAERLRPQTLDELLGQNKILGEQSMLRKSLEKDSVPSMIFWGPPGCGKTSLAHIIQQKTRKRFVALSAVSSGVKDVKEVLSEARKMKNAFMDTILFIDEIHRFNKGQQDALLGAVEDGTVTLIGATTENPGFEVNGALLSRCQLILFAPLSKDDLRTLVYSALRDHPRGLQLKDVEIEDSVVDKLIAQSEGDARFLLNQIEWIGNSLGDRKKIDEKLLEEFQYKKPLRYDKSGEEHYNLISALHKSVRGSDPDAALYWLHRMIQGGEDPRFILRRLMRMSMEDIGLADPNALLLATSAREAYDFMGIPEGLIALDELAIYLSLAPKSNSVELAGMAADSIVKQTGTLPVPRAFRNSVTRVGKQLGYGNDYQYDHDSPGAYSAQEHLPKQLIGTEIYHPKPYGKEKQLGERLAQLKQIKKERNNAEK; encoded by the coding sequence ATGGACCAGCCCCTAGCAGAACGACTCCGCCCCCAGACTCTCGACGAGCTCCTCGGCCAGAACAAGATTCTGGGCGAACAGAGCATGTTACGCAAGAGCCTGGAAAAAGACTCCGTCCCCAGCATGATTTTCTGGGGCCCGCCCGGCTGTGGCAAGACGAGCCTTGCCCACATTATCCAGCAAAAGACGCGCAAACGTTTTGTCGCGCTTTCTGCGGTATCGAGCGGAGTCAAAGACGTGAAGGAAGTTCTCAGTGAAGCGCGCAAAATGAAAAACGCCTTCATGGACACTATCCTGTTCATCGACGAAATCCACCGGTTCAACAAGGGCCAGCAAGATGCGCTCCTCGGTGCCGTAGAAGACGGCACAGTGACGCTCATTGGCGCTACTACCGAAAATCCAGGATTCGAAGTGAACGGGGCACTCCTCAGCCGCTGCCAGCTTATTTTATTCGCACCCTTGAGCAAGGATGACTTGCGCACCCTTGTCTACAGCGCATTGCGCGACCACCCGCGGGGCCTGCAACTCAAGGATGTCGAAATCGAAGATTCTGTTGTAGACAAACTGATTGCACAATCCGAAGGCGACGCGCGATTCCTGCTGAACCAAATCGAATGGATTGGCAATAGCCTTGGCGACCGCAAAAAAATCGACGAGAAACTGCTTGAAGAGTTCCAGTACAAAAAGCCTTTGCGCTACGACAAAAGCGGCGAGGAACACTACAACCTGATTTCGGCACTGCACAAGTCCGTGCGAGGCTCGGACCCAGATGCTGCGCTCTACTGGCTGCACCGCATGATCCAGGGCGGCGAAGACCCGCGATTCATTTTGCGCCGTCTCATGCGCATGAGCATGGAAGATATTGGCCTTGCCGACCCGAACGCCTTGCTGCTTGCAACCAGCGCCCGCGAAGCCTACGACTTCATGGGAATTCCCGAAGGGCTCATCGCGCTCGACGAACTGGCCATCTACCTTTCGCTTGCGCCCAAGAGCAACAGCGTGGAGCTCGCCGGCATGGCCGCCGACAGCATCGTCAAGCAAACCGGGACACTGCCCGTGCCGCGCGCCTTCCGCAATTCCGTGACCCGTGTAGGCAAGCAACTCGGCTACGGCAACGACTACCAGTACGACCACGACAGCCCAGGTGCTTATTCCGCACAGGAACACTTGCCCAAACAACTGATTGGCACAGAAATTTACCACCCCAAGCCTTACGGCAAAGAAAAGCAACTCGGCGAGCGCCTTGCACAGCTAAAGCAAATAAAGAAAGAGCGGAACAACGCCGAAAAATAA
- a CDS encoding FISUMP domain-containing protein, with translation MKKNVIVASGIAASFALLVACGDEVTEVTNVSEMVSLDTVKKFKELPKCEEETEGSVMYVKDSAKVYVCTGDGWTRMNGKDGERGDKGDKGANGAAGDDGASCTAKQTKDKTGFDIVCDGKTVGTVKNGEDGKEGEKGEKGADGENGTSCSAKANKDKTGFDILCGGKTVGTIKNGEDGEDGDDCTLTEGENGQIVVKCGEESVTLFKASCGVATYDPATQFCSNDKKVYPLCHKALGGLEPYLNPDGTYNVQGYFCDSSDLLVSLCVTSPYDYTTQFCSNRSIYSRCSSIAEGLAENVLKEDGSYDGMIYFCSEKGVLYEKCAGSPYDPDLQFCDKSEEKHQVVAKCGGQTYETKTQRCVDGQIESSIACCVKEGQNDKWCEGHPNSLYDIRNQFCDTRDGQPYKFTEITVKGDSGNVIYSETWMAQNLNYAGTGADESACIDCDSIGRFYTWPAAMSYCPDGWRLPTMAEFAALNNAVDDGQRILKLKVNYGWSPAGTDEYGFSLMQSSYMMDVSQTEVKSDGMKAALFWTSSPRTEQQISRNDAHYVIYNNESYSDNANSVDLGFPVRCIKDKN, from the coding sequence ATGAAAAAGAATGTAATTGTAGCATCAGGTATTGCTGCCAGCTTCGCATTATTGGTTGCGTGCGGTGATGAAGTCACCGAAGTGACCAATGTGAGCGAAATGGTATCTCTTGATACCGTCAAGAAATTCAAGGAACTCCCGAAGTGCGAAGAAGAGACCGAAGGCTCGGTCATGTACGTGAAGGATTCTGCGAAAGTGTATGTCTGTACCGGTGACGGTTGGACCCGTATGAACGGTAAAGACGGTGAAAGGGGCGACAAGGGCGACAAGGGCGCCAATGGCGCTGCCGGCGATGATGGCGCAAGCTGCACTGCCAAACAGACCAAGGACAAGACCGGCTTTGATATCGTTTGCGATGGCAAGACCGTCGGTACTGTCAAGAATGGCGAGGATGGTAAAGAGGGCGAAAAGGGCGAAAAGGGTGCCGATGGTGAAAACGGCACGAGTTGCTCCGCCAAGGCCAACAAGGACAAGACCGGATTCGATATTCTTTGCGGTGGAAAAACCGTTGGCACCATCAAGAACGGTGAAGATGGTGAAGACGGCGATGACTGCACGCTTACGGAAGGCGAAAATGGTCAAATCGTCGTGAAGTGTGGCGAAGAATCCGTGACGCTGTTCAAGGCCTCGTGCGGTGTCGCCACTTATGACCCGGCGACCCAGTTCTGCTCGAACGACAAGAAGGTCTACCCGCTCTGTCACAAAGCGCTTGGAGGGCTTGAACCGTATCTCAATCCTGATGGCACTTACAACGTGCAGGGGTATTTCTGCGATTCGTCGGACCTCCTTGTTTCGTTGTGCGTTACCTCACCATACGATTACACGACGCAGTTCTGCTCCAATCGTTCAATCTACAGCCGTTGCAGCAGTATTGCCGAGGGCCTGGCTGAAAACGTCCTCAAAGAAGATGGCTCGTATGACGGTATGATTTACTTCTGCAGCGAGAAGGGTGTCCTTTATGAAAAGTGTGCTGGAAGCCCGTACGATCCGGATCTCCAGTTCTGCGATAAGAGTGAAGAGAAACATCAGGTCGTTGCGAAGTGCGGTGGCCAGACGTACGAGACTAAGACCCAGAGGTGCGTCGATGGCCAGATTGAATCTAGTATCGCCTGCTGCGTTAAGGAAGGACAGAACGATAAATGGTGCGAAGGTCATCCAAATTCATTGTATGATATCCGCAATCAGTTCTGCGACACGCGTGACGGTCAGCCCTACAAGTTCACTGAGATTACTGTAAAGGGTGATTCCGGAAATGTTATCTACTCCGAGACCTGGATGGCTCAGAATTTGAACTATGCGGGAACGGGCGCGGACGAGTCTGCTTGTATCGACTGTGACAGTATTGGTCGTTTCTACACATGGCCAGCTGCTATGAGTTACTGCCCTGATGGTTGGCGTTTGCCGACAATGGCTGAATTTGCGGCGTTAAATAATGCTGTTGATGATGGCCAGAGGATTCTGAAATTAAAAGTGAATTATGGTTGGAGTCCTGCTGGGACGGATGAATATGGTTTTTCGTTGATGCAGTCGTCGTATATGATGGATGTTTCTCAAACAGAGGTTAAATCCGACGGCATGAAGGCTGCTTTGTTCTGGACTTCCTCCCCAAGAACAGAACAACAGATAAGCCGAAATGATGCGCATTACGTCATTTATAACAATGAAAGCTATTCAGACAATGCTAATAGTGTTGATCTTGGTTTCCCTGTCCGCTGCATCAAGGACAAGAACTAA